The Tissierella sp. genome has a segment encoding these proteins:
- the ftcD gene encoding glutamate formimidoyltransferase, with translation MARIVQCVPNFSEGRDKAIIEKIVEEIRIVDGVKLLDYSMDKDHNRSVVTFIGEPEQVLVAAFNACKKASELIDMRNHLGEHPRMGATDVIPLIPISDITMEECVELTKELGKRIGEELNISVYLYEKSASSLSRENLADVRRGQYEAMATKLKEENWAPDYGPIELNVKAGVTAVGARMPLVAFNVNLGTNDINVAKNIAKAMRANGGGFKYCKALGIEIKERNIVQVSMNMVDYTKTPLFRVFDAIEREAKRYGVNVIGSEIIGLLPMAAMLDVADYYLRVENFDHNQILEKRMME, from the coding sequence ATGGCAAGAATTGTTCAATGTGTACCAAATTTTAGCGAAGGAAGAGATAAAGCAATTATTGAAAAGATAGTTGAAGAAATTAGAATAGTAGATGGCGTGAAGCTATTAGATTATTCCATGGATAAAGATCACAATCGTTCAGTAGTTACTTTTATTGGTGAACCAGAGCAGGTATTAGTAGCAGCTTTTAATGCATGTAAAAAAGCATCTGAGTTAATAGATATGAGAAACCACTTAGGTGAACACCCTAGAATGGGTGCAACGGATGTTATTCCTCTAATTCCAATATCGGACATAACTATGGAAGAATGTGTAGAACTAACTAAGGAATTAGGCAAGAGAATTGGAGAAGAACTTAATATTTCAGTTTACTTATATGAAAAATCAGCTAGCTCCCTAAGTAGAGAAAATTTAGCTGATGTAAGACGTGGACAATACGAAGCTATGGCGACTAAGTTAAAGGAAGAAAATTGGGCGCCTGACTATGGTCCGATAGAGCTAAATGTAAAGGCAGGAGTTACAGCAGTTGGAGCAAGGATGCCTCTAGTAGCCTTTAATGTTAATCTAGGAACAAATGATATTAATGTTGCAAAAAATATTGCAAAAGCAATGAGAGCAAACGGTGGAGGATTCAAGTACTGTAAAGCTTTAGGAATAGAGATCAAAGAAAGAAATATTGTACAAGTAAGCATGAATATGGTAGACTACACTAAAACACCATTGTTTAGAGTGTTTGATGCTATAGAAAGAGAAGCAAAAAGGTATGGAGTAAATGTTATAGGTAGTGAAATAATTGGATTACTCCCAATGGCAGCCATGTTAGATGTAGCAGACTATTATTTAAGAGTAGAAAATTTTGACCATAACCAAATCTTAGAAAAAA